Proteins found in one Waddliaceae bacterium genomic segment:
- a CDS encoding DUF2059 domain-containing protein has product MKKIISILAFMLILTSFSYGQSAVEPEYIATYKKLFEVLGAKDVYKEIIAQTVTTFKQRYPDIERSLWDDFEKEFLEASLDDLISMFAPVYSKYLTQEDLEETIAFYQTPSGKKLVESTPMMVKECMGIGREWGMNLGQGIAQDWIDEQRELQVSSEKEL; this is encoded by the coding sequence ATGAAAAAAATTATTTCGATATTAGCTTTTATGTTAATTTTAACATCCTTTTCTTATGGGCAATCAGCCGTCGAGCCTGAATATATCGCGACTTACAAAAAATTATTCGAGGTATTAGGTGCTAAAGATGTCTATAAGGAAATAATAGCACAAACAGTCACAACTTTTAAGCAACGATATCCTGATATAGAACGTTCTCTTTGGGACGACTTTGAAAAAGAATTCTTAGAGGCGTCTTTGGACGACTTGATTTCAATGTTCGCCCCTGTATACAGTAAATATCTCACGCAGGAAGATTTGGAGGAGACGATAGCCTTCTACCAAACTCCGTCAGGGAAAAAGCTTGTCGAGAGCACTCCTATGATGGTTAAAGAGTGCATGGGAATAGGAAGAGAATGGGGGATGAATCTTGGCCAAGGAATCGCCCAGGACTGGATAGATGAACAACGTGAGCTTCAGGTTTCTTCGGAGAAAGAATTATGA